Sequence from the Aquimarina sp. Aq107 genome:
ATTTATTGAGAGTGATGGTCCAAATAATCAAGGAGATAATTTATTGGTACGTAATTTTGGATCACCAGGGATATATGAAGTTTGTATTAAAGCAGAAACACCTAACTGCCCAGAAGGGATAGAATTTTGTAAGCAGATCGAAGTTGTTGAATTTTGTCCAGAACTGTTTTTTGATTTTGAACAAGAACAAGGAACGTTAACGTATATTTTTACCTCTAGTTTTTCTGGCATAGAAGAGTTGGATTATCAATGGTACATAGATAATGAACTCATAGAAGAAGATGGAGGTGCTAATGGGGATAATATATTATCATCTAATTTATCACCTGGAGTGCACGAGGTATGTATAAGTACAGAAACCCCTTCTTGTCCTAATGGAGCAGAGTTTTGTAAGGAAATAACGGTAGAACCAATTTGTCCTAATTTGTTTTTTAATTTTGAACAAGAAGGAAATACAACAAGTTATAATTTTACTGCAGATTTCGAAAATATTGAAGTAATAGCGTATCAATGGGAAATAGATGGAGAGGTTATAGAGCAGGATGGTGGACAAGGTGGCGATAATGTATTCTTTTTTCAATTTGATCCTGGTTCATATGAAATTTGCATTAGAGCAATAACAGATACTTGTCCGGATGGAACAGAGTTCTGCGAGCAACTAGTTATTGAGTAAATCACATTTTTTAAAATTTTAAAAGTGCGTAAGTAATAATATTTTATATTCAATTTTTCTAATTTAATAGTAATTCTTTAATGAATTTTTGAATTAGATAATTCTTACTCCAGAAACACTAAATTCTTAGAAAACATCCAGTGTTTCAGTAACTTTGTAAGAAAGTAAAGGAATATGAGATACCACACTAGGAAGATTGTAAAACCAGGAGATTTAAATCCTAATGAAACATTATTTGGAGGAAGATTGTTGGAATGGATTGATGAAGAAGCAGCACTATATGCGGTTATTCAGTTAGAAAGTAAGAAAGTTGTTACCAAGTTTATGTCCGAAATTAATTTTGTAAGCTCTGCAGTACAAGGTGATATTGTAGAGATAGGAATGGATGTGGTAAAATTTGGAAGATCATCATTAGTATTAACCTGCGAGGTACGGAATAAATTAACTCGTAAGACAATTATTAAAGTTGATAAAATTACTATGGTTAATCTTAACGAGAGTGGTAAACCTACACCACATGGTAAGACTAAAATAGAATTTGTAAGAGATAGGCTAGCTCAAAACTAATACTTTTTAGTATTTGGATGTAATTTGACTAAACAGATGTTACCTTTCTTAGGTAACTTCTGTTTTTTTTTAGTTGTTTAATTAGCCGCCATTATAAGCTTCACATTCGGAAGACATATCATAAAACCAAGTTTCTGGTTTATCGCAGTTTTCATAATTAATACCTCCACTAATCACTTTTTTTTGATCTTTTTTTAGGAATGTGATTCCTTCTGCACTTAGCATGTCTTTTAACATAATGAAATGATTTATACTAAGTGTTAGTAACATTAAAGAATGATATGTTACTAGGTAAAAGAGGGAAGAAATAGTAATTTAACAAAAGGTTAGTAATAGGGAGTATTTATTATCTAAGAACGATCTTTTTAATGAGTGAGCGCCCTAAAGCTTCATTTAGATTCGTGATAATTTTTTCTTTACCATAGCTTAATTCTTCTCTAAGAACAGAGGAGGTAAGTTCTATATATAAGGTTTCACGATCAAGTTTAATATTTCTCGTATATTTATTTATGGCTGGTCCCATGATTTGTTCCCAAACATCACGTACTTCTACTTTATCCAAACCTTTCTGGAGTTTGTTTTCATTTACGAATTCTTTGAGCACATCACCAATACTTAGGTTGTCATTTTGCCTTTTAGCCATTTATAATTCAATCTTTTTATAAGGTTTGTAAAAGTATAGATTTCCAACTTCATTCTTGATAATTAATTGGTTTTCTTTTGCAGATACAAGCGTTTCTTTCCATTCTGATAATGGAGTTGTATAATATATTCTTAGACTATCATTTTCTATAGCCAATGTAAAAAATTCTTTGTCTTTTGTAGTTATAAAATTACCACTTAATTGAGGTTGTACCTTTTTACGAATCCCTTTTTTATCTTTCACTTCGAAATAATCAATACTTTGATTAAAATTATATTGTTTTTCGATGCCGTCAGACGTAATTACCTTTTCTATTTCCCAATAACCTGAAATATGTTTTATAAACGTTTCAGGATTAGGTTTAGAACAGGAAGTTATTATAAGAATAAGTATAAATAGACCATTTTTTAACATAAAGATCGTTTTTTAATTAATTAGGAATCTAGTTTAATAATCTTATAGGATTGTGATATCTTTTTCACAACACTTTCTGTTCGATCAGCGTGCGTATCACTAATAAAAAGTTGTCCAAAGTTTTGATCATCTACTAGTTGTATAATATGTTCTACACGTTTTTCATCTAACTTATCAAAAATATCATCTAATAGTAATAAAGGGTTTACTTTACTTTGTTTTTTTATAAAATCAAATTGTGCCAGTTTTAAAGCAATTAAAAATGACTTTTGCTGTCCCTGACTTCCAAATTTTTTTATAGGATATCCTTCAATTTCAAAAGATAAGTCATCTTTATGCACACCAACACTAGTATATTGTAACATCCTATCTTTAGAGAGGTTTTGTTCCAATAATGTTAATAGACTATTCTCAGACAATTTACTTTGATATCGCAATGACACAGATTCTTTACCTGAGCTAATAGCCTCATAACGTTCTATGAATATTGGGATGAATGTTTCAAGAAAAGCAGTTCTTTTTTGAAATATGGTATTACCAAGTTCATTTAATTGTTGATTGTATATTTCTAAAGTAGTAGGATCAAAGGTATTATTAGCGGCAAAATACTTCAAAAGCGAGTTACGTTGGGAAACTACTTTGGAATATTTTAATAATGTGGATAGATATGTTGTATCGCTTTGAGAAATTACAC
This genomic interval carries:
- a CDS encoding acyl-CoA thioesterase, which codes for MRYHTRKIVKPGDLNPNETLFGGRLLEWIDEEAALYAVIQLESKKVVTKFMSEINFVSSAVQGDIVEIGMDVVKFGRSSLVLTCEVRNKLTRKTIIKVDKITMVNLNESGKPTPHGKTKIEFVRDRLAQN
- a CDS encoding DUF721 domain-containing protein gives rise to the protein MAKRQNDNLSIGDVLKEFVNENKLQKGLDKVEVRDVWEQIMGPAINKYTRNIKLDRETLYIELTSSVLREELSYGKEKIITNLNEALGRSLIKKIVLR
- a CDS encoding lipocalin family protein, translated to MLKNGLFILILIITSCSKPNPETFIKHISGYWEIEKVITSDGIEKQYNFNQSIDYFEVKDKKGIRKKVQPQLSGNFITTKDKEFFTLAIENDSLRIYYTTPLSEWKETLVSAKENQLIIKNEVGNLYFYKPYKKIEL
- a CDS encoding DNA replication/repair protein RecF, with amino-acid sequence MILKSLSLINYKNFESENFDFDVKINCLVGHNGVGKTNILDAIYHLSFGKSYFNPITGQNIKHGTDFFVVEGRYEKSDREEKVIVSAKRGQKKVIKRNGKAYDTFSEHIGFLPLVIISPADRDLITDGSDTRRKFIDGVISQSDTTYLSTLLKYSKVVSQRNSLLKYFAANNTFDPTTLEIYNQQLNELGNTIFQKRTAFLETFIPIFIERYEAISSGKESVSLRYQSKLSENSLLTLLEQNLSKDRMLQYTSVGVHKDDLSFEIEGYPIKKFGSQGQQKSFLIALKLAQFDFIKKQSKVNPLLLLDDIFDKLDEKRVEHIIQLVDDQNFGQLFISDTHADRTESVVKKISQSYKIIKLDS